In Xyrauchen texanus isolate HMW12.3.18 chromosome 14, RBS_HiC_50CHRs, whole genome shotgun sequence, the following are encoded in one genomic region:
- the LOC127654780 gene encoding golgin subfamily A member 6-like protein 22 isoform X17: MAVTNFIMFYITCVSFVQDFVFCEVFGENGKQMTLTPNIHGMPVEIMWKHNSNIIMDYDQRVVNEYGSFKGRVVLDFETGQLTITKLNIQDSGQYQSEILIAGQAQKSEHTLIVLDAMPEPTVTCEVDKTSDLKTLLCSVDSQTQPSYEWNGPNFSGRHGPKLSVAKQEENQDSVFTCTVKNKVSSKSTEFTLKDCHKGRAAAAVNAPVLTVILLLIVTLLILLALSFNKRRKEKLARRSDPEKMHCDYGERHNLLRELITEDIPGSSDATIPCHSRLTSPKESIAVKHWEQIQIHHDIPSENIVEIEGETHVKGKHFLQEQNRKCTVGTPRDSCQPVEKQNSGKIEMVNILHQSPESTVTERNKEDTENEVKERDKNENSQNELKAKESNCSKPDETDKEKNERNEPLKNPEEFSDIRMNQDLELDQSEQVQKQKKKEGRQIMEKNDEKREKSSEQQDESLGNKKNKATTNNEDVLTPGEKKEEENEERTEDLNHEEKKEEKEERTEELNHGETKEEEKEERTEGVNHGERKEENEERTEEVNHREKEERTEEVNHGEKEEEEEERTEEVKHGEKQERTEELNHGETKEEKEEKTEEVNHGEKKEEKEEVNHGEKKEEKGRTEEVNHGEKKEEKEEVNHGEKKEEKEERTEEVNHGEKKEEKEEVNHGEKKEEKGRTEEVNHGEKKEEKEGRTEEVNHGEKKEKEERTEEVNHGEKKEEEKEERTEEVNHGEKKEENKERTEEVNHGEKKEKEERTEEVNHGEKKEEEKEERTEEVNHGEKKEEKEERTEEVNHGEKKEEEKEERTEEVNHGEKKEEEKEERTEEVNHGEKKEEKEEVNHGEKKEEEKEERTEEVNHGEKKEEEKEERTEEVNHGEKKEEKEEVNHGEKKEEEKEERTEEVNHGEKKEEEKEERTEEVNHGEKKEEKEEVNHGEKKEEKEERTEEVNHGEKKEEEKEERTEEVNHGEKKEEKEERTEEVNHGEKKEEKEERTEEVNHGEKKEEEKEERTEEVNHGEKKEEKEERTEEVNHGEKEERKEEVNHGEKKEEKEERTEEVNHGEKKEEKEEVNHGEKKEEKEERTEEVNHGEKKEEEKEERTEEVNHGEKKEEKEERTEEVNHGEKKEEEKEERTEEVNHGEKNGDSPDKLGPNYR; encoded by the exons ATGCTATGCCAGAGCCAACAGTGACATGTGAAGTGGACAAAACTTCAGATTTAAAAACTCTGCTATGTTCAGTGGACTCGCAGACTCAGCCAAGCTATGAATGGAATGGACCAAATTTTTCTGGTCGTCATGGGCCAAAACTTTCTGTTGCCAAACAGGAAGAGAACCAGGACTCAGTCTTTACTTGCACTGTGAAGAACAAAGTGAGCAGCAAAAGCACAGAATTCACTTTGAAAGACTGCCACAAAG GCAGAGCAGCAGCTGCGGTGAACGCTCCGGTTCTTACAGTCATACTTCTCCTCATTGTCACTCTACTCATATTGCTTGCTTTGTCCTTCAACAAGCGGAGAAAGGAAAAGT TAGCAAGGAGGTCTGACCcagagaaaatgcactgtgactatG GTGAACGCCATAACCTTTTGAGAGAACTCATAACGGAGGATATACCAg GTTCATCTGATGCCACAATACCTTGTCACTCCAGACTTACTTCACCAAAAGAGTCCATTGCTGTGAAACACTGGGAGCAGATACAGATTCATCATGACATCCCCTCAGAGAATATAGTTGAAATTGAGGGAGAAACGCATGTGAAGGGAAAACATTTTTTGCAGGAACAAAATCGAAAATGCACTGTTGGCACACCGAGGGACTCTTGTCAACCAGTGGAGAAACAAAACTCTGGAAAAATTGAGATGGTAAATATTCTGCATCAGAGTCCAGAATCTACTGTTACTGAAAGAAACAAAGAGGACACAGAAAATGAAGTAAAAGAACGAGACAAAAATGAAAACAGTCAAAATGAACTTAAAGCAAAAGAAAGCAATTGTAGCAAACCCGATGAAACTGACAAAGAAAAGAATGAGAGAAATGAACCCTTAAAAAACCCTGAAGAATTCAGTGATATCAGGATGAACCAGGATTTGGAACTAGATCAGAGCGAACAAGttcagaaacaaaagaagaaagaggGAAGACAGATAATGGAAAAGAATGATGAAAAGAGGGAAAAGTCATCTGAGCAGCAAGATGAGAGTCTGGGAAATAAGAAAAACAAAGCTACGACTAATAATGAGGATGTCCTCACACCAGGAGAGAAAAAGGAGGAGGAGAATGAAGAGAGAACAGAAGATTTAAATCATGAAGagaaaaaagaggagaaagaagagAGAACAGAAGAGTTAAACCATGGAGAGACaaaagaggaggagaaagaagagagaacagaaggggtaaaccatggagagagaaaagaggagaaCGAAGAGAGAACAGAAGAGGTAAACCATagagagaaagaagagagaacagaagaggtaaaccatggagagaaagaagaggaggaagaagagagaaCAGAAGAGGTAAAACATGGAGAGAAACAAGAGAGAACAGAAGAGTTAAACCATGGAGAGAcaaaagaggagaaagaagagaaaacagaagaggtaaaccatggagagaaaaaagaggagaaagaagaggtaaaccatggagagaaaaaagaggagaaagggagaacAGAAGAGGTAAaccatggagagaaaaaagaggagaaagaagaggtaaaccatggagagaaaaaagaggagaaagaagagagaacagaagaggtaaaccatggagagaaaaaagaggagaaagaagaggtaaaccatggagagaaaaaagaggagaaagggagaacAGAAGAGGTAAaccatggagagaaaaaagaggagaaagaaggTAGAACAGAAGAGGTAAaccatggagagaaaaaagagaaagaagagagaacagaagaggtaaaccatggagagaaaaaagaggaggagaaagaagagagaacagaagag gtaaaccatggagagaaaaaagaggagaacaaagagagaacagaagaggtaaaccatggagagaaaaaagagaaagaagagagaacagaagaggtaaaccatggagagaaaaaagaggaggagaaagaagagagaacagaagag gtaaaccatggagagaaaaaagaggagaaagaagagagaacagaagag GTAAaccatggagagaaaaaagaggaggagaaagaagagagaacagaagaggtaaaccatggagagaaaaaagaggaggagaaagaagagagaacagaagag GTAAaccatggagagaaaaaagaggagaaagaagaggtaaaccatggagagaaaaaagaggaggagaaagaagagagaacagaagaggtaaaccatggagagaaaaaagaggaggagaaagaagagagaacagaagaggtaaaccatggagagaaaaaagaggagaaagaagaggtaaaccatggagagaaaaaagaggaggagaaagaagagagaacagaagaggtaaaccatggagagaaaaaagaggaggagaaagaagagagaacagaagaggtaaaccatggagagaaaaaagaggagaaagaagaggtaaaccatggagagaaaaaagaggagaaagaagagagaacagaagaggtaaaccatggagagaaaaaagaggaggagaaagaagagagaacagaagaggtaaaccatggagagaaaaaagaggagaaagaagagagaacagaagaggtaaaccatggagagaaaaaagaggagaaagaagagagaacagaagaggtaaaccatggagaaaaaaaagaggaggagaaagaagagagaacagaagaggtaaaccatggagagaaaaaagaggagaaagaagagAGAACAGAAGAG gtaaaccatggagagaaagaagagagaaaagaagaggtaaaccatggagagaaaaaagaggagaaagaagagagaacagaagaggtaaaccatggagagaaaaaagaggagaaagaagaggtaaaccatggagagaaaaaagaggagaaagaagagagaacagaagaggtaaaccatggagagaaaaaagaggaggagaaagaagagagaacagaagaggtaaaccatggagagaaaaaagaggagaaagaagagagaacagaagaggtaaaccatggagaaaaaaaagaggaggagaaagaagagAGAACAGAAGAGGTAAACCATGGAGAGAAAAATGGAG ATTCACCAGATAAACTGGGGCCTAATTACAGGTGA
- the LOC127654780 gene encoding glutamic acid-rich protein-like isoform X18 — protein MAVTNFIMFYITCVSFVQDFVFCEVFGENGKQMTLTPNIHGMPVEIMWKHNSNIIMDYDQRVVNEYGSFKGRVVLDFETGQLTITKLNIQDSGQYQSEILIAGQAQKSEHTLIVLDAMPEPTVTCEVDKTSDLKTLLCSVDSQTQPSYEWNGPNFSGRHGPKLSVAKQEENQDSVFTCTVKNKVSSKSTEFTLKDCHKGRAAAAVNAPVLTVILLLIVTLLILLALSFNKRRKEKLARRSDPEKMHCDYGERHNLLRELITEDIPGSSDATIPCHSRLTSPKESIAVKHWEQIQIHHDIPSENIVEIEGETHVKGKHFLQEQNRKCTVGTPRDSCQPVEKQNSGKIEMVNILHQSPESTVTERNKEDTENEVKERDKNENSQNELKAKESNCSKPDETDKEKNERNEPLKNPEEFSDIRMNQDLELDQSEQVQKQKKKEGRQIMEKNDEKREKSSEQQDESLGNKKNKATTNNEDVLTPGEKKEEENEERTEDLNHEEKKEEKEERTEELNHGETKEEEKEERTEGVNHGERKEENEERTEEVNHREKEERTEEVNHGEKEEEEEERTEEVKHGEKQERTEELNHGETKEEKEEKTEEVNHGEKKEEKEEVNHGEKKEEKGRTEEVNHGEKKEEKEEVNHGEKKEEKEERTEEVNHGEKKEEKEEVNHGEKKEEKGRTEEVNHGEKKEEKEGRTEEVNHGEKKEKEERTEEVNHGEKKEEEKEERTEEVNHGEKKEEEKEERTEEVNHGEKKEEKEERKEEVNHGEKKEEKEVVNHGEKKEEKGRTEEVNHGEKKEEEKEERTEEVNHGEKKEEEKEERTEEVNHGEKKEEKEEVNHGEKKEEEKEERTEEVNHGEKKEEEKEERTEEVNHGEKKEEKEEVNHGEKKEEEKEERTEEVNHGEKKEEEKEERTEEVNHGEKKEEKEEVNHGEKKEEKEERTEEVNHGEKKEEEKEERTEEVNHGEKKEEKEERTEEVNHGEKKEEKEERTEEVNHGEKKEEEKEERTEEVNHGEKKEEKEERTEEVNHGEKEERKEEVNHGEKKEEKEERTEEVNHGEKKEEKEEVNHGEKKEEKEERTEEVNHGEKKEEEKEERTEEVNHGEKKEEKEERTEEVNHGEKKEEEKEERTEEVNHGEKNGDSPDKLGPNYR, from the exons ATGCTATGCCAGAGCCAACAGTGACATGTGAAGTGGACAAAACTTCAGATTTAAAAACTCTGCTATGTTCAGTGGACTCGCAGACTCAGCCAAGCTATGAATGGAATGGACCAAATTTTTCTGGTCGTCATGGGCCAAAACTTTCTGTTGCCAAACAGGAAGAGAACCAGGACTCAGTCTTTACTTGCACTGTGAAGAACAAAGTGAGCAGCAAAAGCACAGAATTCACTTTGAAAGACTGCCACAAAG GCAGAGCAGCAGCTGCGGTGAACGCTCCGGTTCTTACAGTCATACTTCTCCTCATTGTCACTCTACTCATATTGCTTGCTTTGTCCTTCAACAAGCGGAGAAAGGAAAAGT TAGCAAGGAGGTCTGACCcagagaaaatgcactgtgactatG GTGAACGCCATAACCTTTTGAGAGAACTCATAACGGAGGATATACCAg GTTCATCTGATGCCACAATACCTTGTCACTCCAGACTTACTTCACCAAAAGAGTCCATTGCTGTGAAACACTGGGAGCAGATACAGATTCATCATGACATCCCCTCAGAGAATATAGTTGAAATTGAGGGAGAAACGCATGTGAAGGGAAAACATTTTTTGCAGGAACAAAATCGAAAATGCACTGTTGGCACACCGAGGGACTCTTGTCAACCAGTGGAGAAACAAAACTCTGGAAAAATTGAGATGGTAAATATTCTGCATCAGAGTCCAGAATCTACTGTTACTGAAAGAAACAAAGAGGACACAGAAAATGAAGTAAAAGAACGAGACAAAAATGAAAACAGTCAAAATGAACTTAAAGCAAAAGAAAGCAATTGTAGCAAACCCGATGAAACTGACAAAGAAAAGAATGAGAGAAATGAACCCTTAAAAAACCCTGAAGAATTCAGTGATATCAGGATGAACCAGGATTTGGAACTAGATCAGAGCGAACAAGttcagaaacaaaagaagaaagaggGAAGACAGATAATGGAAAAGAATGATGAAAAGAGGGAAAAGTCATCTGAGCAGCAAGATGAGAGTCTGGGAAATAAGAAAAACAAAGCTACGACTAATAATGAGGATGTCCTCACACCAGGAGAGAAAAAGGAGGAGGAGAATGAAGAGAGAACAGAAGATTTAAATCATGAAGagaaaaaagaggagaaagaagagAGAACAGAAGAGTTAAACCATGGAGAGACaaaagaggaggagaaagaagagagaacagaaggggtaaaccatggagagagaaaagaggagaaCGAAGAGAGAACAGAAGAGGTAAACCATagagagaaagaagagagaacagaagaggtaaaccatggagagaaagaagaggaggaagaagagagaaCAGAAGAGGTAAAACATGGAGAGAAACAAGAGAGAACAGAAGAGTTAAACCATGGAGAGAcaaaagaggagaaagaagagaaaacagaagaggtaaaccatggagagaaaaaagaggagaaagaagaggtaaaccatggagagaaaaaagaggagaaagggagaacAGAAGAGGTAAaccatggagagaaaaaagaggagaaagaagaggtaaaccatggagagaaaaaagaggagaaagaagagagaacagaagaggtaaaccatggagagaaaaaagaggagaaagaagaggtaaaccatggagagaaaaaagaggagaaagggagaacAGAAGAGGTAAaccatggagagaaaaaagaggagaaagaaggTAGAACAGAAGAGGTAAaccatggagagaaaaaagagaaagaagagagaacagaagaggtaaaccatggagagaaaaaagaggaggagaaagaagagagaacagaagag gtaaaccatggagagaaaaaagaggaggagaaagaagagagaacagaagag gtaaaccatggagagaaaaaagaggagaaagaagagagaaaagaagaggtaaaccatggagagaaaaaagaggagaaagaagtggtaaaccatggagagaaaaaagaggagaaagggagaacAGAAGAGGTAAaccatggagagaaaaaagaggaggagaaagaagagagaacagaagaggtaaaccatggagagaaaaaagaggaggagaaagaagagagaacagaagag GTAAaccatggagagaaaaaagaggagaaagaagaggtaaaccatggagagaaaaaagaggaggagaaagaagagagaacagaagaggtaaaccatggagagaaaaaagaggaggagaaagaagagagaacagaagaggtaaaccatggagagaaaaaagaggagaaagaagaggtaaaccatggagagaaaaaagaggaggagaaagaagagagaacagaagaggtaaaccatggagagaaaaaagaggaggagaaagaagagagaacagaagaggtaaaccatggagagaaaaaagaggagaaagaagaggtaaaccatggagagaaaaaagaggagaaagaagagagaacagaagaggtaaaccatggagagaaaaaagaggaggagaaagaagagagaacagaagaggtaaaccatggagagaaaaaagaggagaaagaagagagaacagaagaggtaaaccatggagagaaaaaagaggagaaagaagagagaacagaagaggtaaaccatggagaaaaaaaagaggaggagaaagaagagagaacagaagaggtaaaccatggagagaaaaaagaggagaaagaagagAGAACAGAAGAG gtaaaccatggagagaaagaagagagaaaagaagaggtaaaccatggagagaaaaaagaggagaaagaagagagaacagaagaggtaaaccatggagagaaaaaagaggagaaagaagaggtaaaccatggagagaaaaaagaggagaaagaagagagaacagaagaggtaaaccatggagagaaaaaagaggaggagaaagaagagagaacagaagaggtaaaccatggagagaaaaaagaggagaaagaagagagaacagaagaggtaaaccatggagaaaaaaaagaggaggagaaagaagagAGAACAGAAGAGGTAAACCATGGAGAGAAAAATGGAG ATTCACCAGATAAACTGGGGCCTAATTACAGGTGA